The Chryseobacterium nakagawai genome has a segment encoding these proteins:
- a CDS encoding T9SS type A sorting domain-containing protein, translating into MKKIYLGACTVCTVLGMSAQEVLWQRDIQSTTQDFLSQVTTTIDQQYLITGSSIQSDKFQQGNKQNNGYDFHLVKLNQQGEQAWEKYFSGQNHDYLSATVSTQDGGFLLAGTSYSGKGLDKKDDSKGGSDIWLIRINEFGDELWQKTLGTASDEEAKSVIQTTDLGFFVAGNVQNSSKGYGSKDVWITRLDKEGKELSQLILGGKGLDEVEKMIPTKDGGVLLGIYSRSSEVKDSGIRNTEVKSSDERLVSSTAISQMPKASSNFGEGDYWIVKLDKNGKVEWEKNFGGKGDDHIRTLALTANGFIIGGESRSERSGNKTVGTQEGTDLWLIALNERGEEQWQKSYNFKNRDILMGMSVIQSQETRAKNQDITKGILLGGYTQAEGRIEKDDETFWMLYLDGNGNEQWRKHITGESRQKEERLSDLKLNRDGSIVLAGTSAKELGKENWKIVKLGDKQVSDLIAKYEMKIYPNPVSDYTYIEIGFDFKEADIMLYDMSGRQLQNFKTKNRVTKMNTQALIQGAYLVTIKTDNNKTANAKLIKK; encoded by the coding sequence AAAAAAATTTATCTCGGTGCATGTACTGTATGCACGGTTCTGGGTATGTCTGCTCAGGAAGTACTTTGGCAGAGAGACATTCAATCCACTACCCAGGATTTCCTAAGTCAGGTGACTACGACCATTGATCAGCAGTATCTTATTACAGGAAGCTCTATACAGAGCGACAAATTCCAACAAGGCAATAAACAGAACAACGGCTATGATTTCCATCTGGTGAAGCTGAACCAACAGGGAGAGCAGGCCTGGGAAAAGTATTTTTCAGGGCAAAATCACGACTATTTATCTGCAACAGTAAGCACTCAGGATGGCGGATTTCTCTTAGCCGGAACTTCGTATTCAGGAAAAGGACTCGATAAGAAAGATGATTCCAAAGGTGGTTCCGATATATGGCTCATCCGAATCAATGAATTCGGGGATGAATTATGGCAGAAAACATTGGGCACTGCTTCTGATGAGGAAGCTAAATCTGTTATTCAAACGACAGACTTAGGCTTTTTTGTCGCCGGAAATGTCCAGAACTCTTCCAAAGGCTATGGTTCCAAAGATGTCTGGATAACCAGACTCGACAAAGAGGGAAAAGAACTTTCTCAATTGATATTAGGCGGAAAAGGCTTAGACGAAGTCGAAAAAATGATTCCAACGAAAGACGGTGGAGTATTATTGGGTATTTATTCAAGAAGTTCCGAGGTTAAGGATTCTGGGATAAGAAATACTGAAGTAAAATCTTCCGATGAAAGATTAGTGAGTTCAACAGCCATAAGCCAGATGCCAAAAGCCAGCAGCAACTTCGGTGAAGGGGATTACTGGATTGTCAAACTGGATAAAAATGGAAAAGTAGAATGGGAAAAGAACTTTGGAGGTAAGGGAGATGACCATATCAGAACCCTGGCTTTAACTGCAAACGGATTTATCATCGGTGGAGAATCCCGATCAGAACGATCAGGAAACAAAACAGTAGGCACCCAAGAAGGAACAGACCTGTGGCTGATTGCCCTTAATGAAAGAGGCGAGGAGCAGTGGCAAAAGTCCTACAATTTCAAAAACCGTGATATTTTGATGGGAATGAGTGTGATCCAGAGTCAAGAGACGAGAGCCAAGAATCAAGACATCACTAAAGGAATCTTATTAGGGGGCTATACCCAGGCCGAGGGAAGAATAGAAAAAGATGATGAGACCTTCTGGATGCTGTACCTGGATGGCAACGGAAATGAACAGTGGAGAAAACATATAACAGGAGAATCCCGACAAAAAGAGGAAAGACTTTCAGATTTAAAGCTGAATAGAGATGGTTCTATTGTGTTAGCCGGAACCAGTGCTAAAGAATTGGGGAAAGAAAACTGGAAAATCGTGAAGCTTGGCGACAAGCAGGTAAGTGATCTGATTGCCAAATATGAAATGAAGATCTACCCGAACCCTGTATCCGATTATACCTATATAGAAATCGGCTTTGATTTTAAAGAAGCAGATATTATGCTGTATGATATGAGCGGAAGACAGCTTCAGAATTTCAAAACCAAGAACAGAGTGACTAAGATGAATACTCAGGCTTTGATACAAGGCGCTTATTTGGTAACTATAAAAACTGATAATAATAAAACAGCGAATGCAAAGCTGATTAAAAAGTAA